From a single Nicotiana tabacum cultivar K326 chromosome 8, ASM71507v2, whole genome shotgun sequence genomic region:
- the LOC142163506 gene encoding uncharacterized protein LOC142163506: MGKVQEGKSKLSELYFATARSYTLDEFNERMSKIEEIDPRIKAYLYDIGYHRWSRVHATVNRTWTMTSDIVESLNAVRDSTDYVHTVLDGVRRYIICLENKRCSCGQFQLDELLCPHALAALRHRDESFEEYYSPYYTRANLLRTYEIPVNRLPDESKWNMPQHKSEEVVNPST; the protein is encoded by the exons atGGGCAAAGTTCAAGAAGGGAAATCTAAGTTAAGTGAACTATACTTTGCCACGGCACGGTCATACACgcttgatgaatttaatgaaaggatgtcaaagattgaagagatTGACCCCCGTATTAAAGCATACTTATACGATATTGGCTATCATAGATGGTCTCGAGTACATGCTACGGTGAACAGAACTTGGACTATGACATCAGACATTGTAGAGTCGTTGAATGCT GTGAGGGATTCAACAGACTACGTCCATACAGTACTAGATGGTGTGAGGCGCTACATTATTTGTCTTGAAAATAAGAGATGTAGTTGTGGGCAATTCCAGCTTGATGAACTTCTTTGTCCACATGCTTTGGCTGCTTTAAGACACAGGGATGAGTCTTTTGAAGAATATTATTCTCCTTATTACACAAGGGCGAACCTCTTGCGTACTTATGAAATACCAGTAAATCGCCTTCCTGATGAAAGCAAATGGAATATGCCACAACATAAATCTGAAGAAGTAGTAAATCCATCTACATGA
- the LOC142163505 gene encoding uncharacterized protein LOC142163505: MVVGSMVIPKYSDPKTIYTPKDIQFDMLSEHDVNLTYTQAWRAKEKALQFLRGHPTNSYSKLPSYLYILKKTYPGSVVKLKKTGDDCFLYVFVAICTSISGWEYCRPVVVVDGTFLKSAYMGIMVTASTMDAAGTILPLAYVVVDSENERIMEVVF, translated from the exons ATGGTTGTTGGTAGCATGGTTATTCCAAAATATTCTGACCCTAAAACAATTTACACACCAAAAGACATACAATTTGACATGTTGTCTGAACACGACGTGAATCTAACCTACACGCAAGcttggagagcaaaggaaaaggctTTACAGTTTTTGAGAGGTCATCCTACTAACTCCTACAGCAAATTGCCTAGTTATTTGTATATTCTAAAGAAGACTTATCCGGGGTCTGTAGTTAAATTGAAGAAGACGGGCGATGACTGCTTCTTGTATGTATTTGTTGCGATTTGTACGTCAATTAGTGGTTGGGAATATTGTAGGCCAGTTGTAGTAGTTGATGGGACCTTCTTAAAGTCAGCATACATGGGAATAATGGTAACAGCTAGTACAATGGATGCAGCAG GTACCATATTACCATTGGCATATGTTGTTGTTGATTCAGAAAATGAACGCATCATGGAAGTGGTTTTTTGA
- the LOC107786701 gene encoding casein kinase 1-like protein 3 translates to MERIVGGKFKLGRKIGSGSFGEIFLATHIDSFEIVAAKIENNKTKHPQLLYEAKLYNMLQGGSGIPHIKWSGVDGDDNVLVMDLLGPSLEDLFVYCDRKLSLKTVLMLADQMITRIEYVHSKGFLHRDIKPDNFLMGLGRKANQVYVIDFGLAKRYRDATTNRHIPYRENKNLTGTARYASCNTHLGIEQSRRDDLESLGYVLLYFLRGSLPWQGLKAATKKQKYDKICQKKLSTPIEVLCKSHPVEFASYFHYCHSLTFDQRPDYGFLKRLFRELFTRQGYEFDYIFDWTILKYQQAQTSKPQHRQVVGESSRAIPMDVEKRQVSTGNNGPYVAEVTDRIRPNNPSSPGIRMQFKSPTNRNLTSANLERNVLSSAHMPSTSLAPVLPRAKATKPAVPAETTHDGDNGSSWISSLRRISSAK, encoded by the exons ATGGAAAGGATCGTGGGAGGTAAATTCAAGCTTGGTCGTAAAATCGGTAGTGGATCGTTTGGTGAAATTTTCCTCG CTACGCATATTGATTCGTTTGAGATCGTCGCCGCCAAAATT GAGAATAATAAGACTAAACATCCTCAACTTCTGTACGAGGCCAAGTTGTACAATATGCTCCAAGGAGGAA GTGGGATACCTCATATAAAATGGTCTGGTGTGGATGGTGATGACAACGTTCTGGTCATGGATTTGCTGGGTCCTAGTTTGGAAGATCTCTTTGTCTACTGTGACCGGAAGCTTTCATTGAAGACTGTTTTAATGTTGGCTGACCAGATG ATTACCAGAATTGAATATGTACACTCTAAAGGCTTTCTACACAGGGATATTAAGCCTGACAACTTTCTGATGGGTCTTGGTCGAAAAGCAAATCAG GTTTATGTTATTGATTTTGGTCTTGCTAAAAGATATCGTGATGCGACTACAAATCGCCATATTCCTTACAG AGAGAACAAAAATTTAACGGGAACTGCACGTTATGCCAGTTGTAATACTCATCTCGGAATTG AGCAAAGCCGGCGGGATGATTTAGAATCTCTTGGATATGTCCTACTTTATTTCTTGAGAGGCAG CCTCCCATGGCAGGGTCTAAAAGCTGCCACAAAGAAGCAAAAGTATGACAAAATATGTCAAAAGAAGTTATCAACTCCTATTGAG GTTTTATGCAAGTCTCATCCTGTTGAGTTTGCTTCGTATTTCCATTACTGTCATTCGTTGACATTTGATCAGCGGCCTGATTATGGATTTTTAAAGCGCCTATTCCGTGAGCTGTTTACCCGTCAAG GATATGAATTTGATTACATATTTGATTGGACCATCCTGAAGTACCAACAGGCACAAACAAGTAAACCACAGCACCGG CAAGTTGTCGGTGAGAGCAGCCGGGCAATTCCAATGGATGTTGAAAAGCGTCAAG TTTCTACAGGCAACAATGGACCTTATGTTGCTGAGGTGACTGATCGCATTAGACCGAACAATCCTTCCAGTCCTGGAATCCGTATGCAATTTAAATCACCAACTAACAGGAATTTAACTTCTGCCAATCTTGAGAGAAAT GTACTAAGTAGTGCACACATGCCATCTACTTCATTAGCTCCTGTTTTACCAAGAGCAAAAGCCACAAAACCTGCAGTACCTGCTGAAACAACTCATGATGGTGATAATGGCAGCAGCTGGATTTCCTCCTTGCGACGTATTTCTTCTGCAAAGTGA